In Solea senegalensis isolate Sse05_10M linkage group LG6, IFAPA_SoseM_1, whole genome shotgun sequence, one genomic interval encodes:
- the LOC122770799 gene encoding complement C3-like: protein MSSYALANQNQLNREILFNFASPELSHWNVPKGRVYTLEATAYALLALVKAKAFEDARPIVKWFNKQQQDGGGYGSTQATITVYQAVAEYWSNAKEPEYDLNVDIHLPGRAKPDKISFNRNNYHTTRTSKINDINQDVKVTATGTGEATLKMVSLYYALPTEKESDCQKFNLSVELIPEKMDENEAIYKLRIEVLYKDKDHDATMSILDIGLLTGFTVNTNDLDLLAKGRARTIAKYEMDTVLSERGSLIIYLDKVSHTRSEEITFRIHQTLKVGVMQPAAVSVYEYYDQTQCVKFYHPERKAGQLLRLCRNEECTCAEENCSMQKKGKISNDLRTAKPCESTPDTKIDFVYKVRVEDFTDGLSTDIYTMRIMEVIKEGNYDVGPQGKLRAFLSYPHCREALDLGKGKTYLIMGTSKDIHKDQSYQYVLGERTWIEYWPTDAECQKDEHRPTCLGLEEMVTQYTLFGCPL from the exons ATGTCGTCATACGCCCTGGCCAACCAAAACCAACTGAACAGAGAGATCCTCTTCAATTTTGCTTCCCCAG AGTTGTCCCACTGGAATGTTCCTAAAGGACGTGTTTATACATTAGAGGCCACAGCTTATGCTCTTCTTGCTCTGGTCAAGGCCAAG GCCTTTGAAGATGCTAGACCTATTGTGAAATGGttcaacaaacagcagcaggatggTGGAGGCTATGGCTCAACTCAG GCTACTATAACAGTGTACCAGGCTGTAGCAGAATATTGGTCGAATGCTAAAGAACCAGAGTATGATCTGAACGTGGACATCCATTTGCCTGGCAGGGCCAAGCCAGATAAGATCAGCTTCAACAGGAACAACTACCACACGACCAGAACATCAAAA ATCAATGATATAAACCAGGATGTTAAAGTGACTGCGACAGGAACTGGAGAAGCAACACTGAAG ATGGTGTCACTGTATTATGCTCTGCCGACGGAAAAAGAGAGTGACTGTCAGAAGTTTAACTTGTCAGTGGAGCTTATTCCAG AGAAAATGGATGAGAATGAGGCGATATACAAACTGAGAATAGAAGTCTT ATATAAGGACAAGGATCACGATGCAACTATGTCAATCTTGGATATTGGCTTACTAACCGGCTTCACTGTCAACACAAATGACCTGGACTTA TTGGCCAAAGGACGCGCCCGTACCATTGCAAAATATGAGATGGACACAGTTCTGTCAGAGAGAGGTTCACTGATCATCTACCTGGACAAG GTTTCTCACACACGATCAGAGGAGATCACTTTTAGGATCCACCAGACTCTGAAAGTGGGCGTCATGCAACCAGCGGCTGTATCTGTCTATGAATATTATGACC aaacacagtgtgtgaaattcTATCATCCAGAGAGGAAAGCTGGGCAGCTGCTGAGGCTCTGTAGAAATGAAGAATGCACATGTGCTGAAG AGAACTGCAGCATGCAGAAGAAGGGTAAAATCAGCAATGATTTACGCACAGCTAAACCCTGTGAGAGTACACCTGACACCAAAATAGATTTTG TTTACAAAGTGAGAGTGGAAGACTTCACAGATGGTTTGTCCACTGATATTTACACAATGCGGATAATGGAAGTGATCAAAGAAG gAAATTATGACGTTGGTCCCCAGGGTAAACTACGTGCATTCCTCAGTTACCCTCACTGCAGGGAGGCTTTAGATCTGGGTAAAGGGAAAACGTATCTCATCATGGGCACATCAAAGGATATTCACAAGGACCAATc GTATCAGTATGTGCTCGGTGAGAGAACCTGGATCGAGTACTGGCCCACAGACGCAGAGTGTCAAAAGGATGAACACAGGCCAACATGTTTGGGCTTGGAGGAGATGGTCACGCAGTACACTCTCTTTGGATGTCCACTGTAG
- the LOC122770536 gene encoding uncharacterized protein LOC122770536, whose product MKASLMVIIYLMMVGAISETVDRNKGDPVNNKCANVPVWQKLRVGDSVTINCTYTREGESAIKQFCREDRDSQCTNVISTHVSNCTQLGRFTLTDYKRKGVYTVVITALNQEDNGIYWCAVQKTLTGNTLTCLSRIHLHIRNRDDVTQQVKCQIGRTALITCSYPPNHTNNTKCLCKGENPFDCLELIHTTHASGMSEGRFPIRDNKRKNYFNVHITNVMTADAGTYWCISDRKCHSNGCKEIHLSVEENQAKNKRWTTQWTTQWTTQWTTQWTTAATSLHVDRSPHSGMTWVLILCLAVVIVIVVVVIVLLMYRHNCLGTQGKGESSNDGINTEENHEDPTYEEIQEVNQQGSGSGGALLSVYACAGSPPADQLHYASISFQEVSVTVSTDRNAHSDKNGSLVCVYSSVNTEP is encoded by the exons ATGAAAGCATCACTGATGGTCATCATCTACCTAATGATGG TTGGTGCAATTTCAGAGACTGTGGACAGAAATAAAGGAGATCCTGTCAACAATAAAT GTGCTAACGTGCCAGTGTGGCAGAAGCTTCGTGTTGGAGACTCTGTTACCATCAACTGCACGTAcacgagagagggagaaagtgcAATTAAACAGTTCTGCAGAGAAGACAGAGACTCACAGTGCACAAATGTGATATCAACGCATGTTTCAAATTGCACACAATTAGGCAGGTTCACATTGACGGACTATAAACGGAAAGGAGTCTACACTGTGGTGATTACCGCACTGAACCAAGAAGACAATGGAATATACTGGTGCGCTGTGCAAAAAACCCTAACTGGTAACACTCTCACATGTCTGTCCAGGATCCATCTCCATATTAGAA aCAGGGATGATGTTACACAACAAGTAAAGTGTCAAATTGGGAGAACTGCATTGATTACGTGTTCCTACCCACCTAACCACACGAACAACACAAAGTGCCTGTGCAAGGGGGAGAATCCTTTTGATTGTTTGGAGttaatacacacaacacatgccAGTGGCATGTCTGAAGGCAGGTTTCCTATAAGggacaacaaaagaaagaattaCTTCAATGTGCACATCACAAATGTGATGACAGCCGACGCTGGGACGTACTGGTGTATCTCTGATAGGAAATGTCACAGCAATGGATGCAAAGAAATCCACCTTTCTGTGG AGGAAAACcaagccaaaaacaaaaggtgGACAACTCAGTGGACAACTCAGTGGACAACTCAGTGGACAACTCAGTGGACAACAGCAGCAACCAGCCTCCATGTTGACCGGTCACCACACTCTG GCATGACTTGGGTTCTGATACTGTGTCTGGCAGTTGTAATAGTAATTGTAGTCGTTGTGATTGTGCTGCTCATGTACAGACACAATTGCCTCGGGACACAAGGCAAGG GGGAATCATCAAATGATGGCATAAACACAGAG GAAAATCATGAAGATCCCACTTATGAGGAGATACAAGAGGTAAACCAGCAGGGGTCAGGATCAGGAGGTGCGCTGTTGTCTGTTTACGCCTGCGCCGGCAGCCCTCCTGCCGACCAGCTCCACTACGCCAGCATCAGTTTCCAGGAGGTTTCTGTCACTGTCTCCACAGACAGAAATGCACATTCTGATAAAAATGGCTCGCTGGTGTGTGTTTACTCCTCTGTCAATACTGAACCTTAA